A region from the Thermoplasmatales archaeon genome encodes:
- a CDS encoding ubiquinone/menaquinone biosynthesis methyltransferase, whose product MEDAVRGVFESIQDKYDFLDSMISFGLDQSWRRKMLRLIDVHQGLDILDCGAGTGKLTMLVRENCEKCSITSLDITEKMFRKSLLSETRFIVGSAEKLPFKDSSMDRIVSAFLTRNLASQENYFGEAFRVLRKGGLFINMDIYRPGIPVYRELFSLYFYHIVPFIGDRVTSSKSYSYLAKSVIRFKTVDEISSLLAQAGFSVEKVLKLMLGTVVIHVGRKL is encoded by the coding sequence ATGGAAGACGCAGTCAGGGGAGTCTTTGAGTCGATCCAGGACAAGTATGATTTCCTGGACTCAATGATCAGTTTCGGGCTTGACCAGTCATGGAGAAGGAAGATGCTTCGCCTGATTGATGTCCATCAGGGCCTTGATATCCTTGATTGCGGCGCAGGCACGGGCAAGCTGACTATGCTTGTTAGAGAGAATTGCGAAAAATGCTCCATAACATCGCTGGACATAACGGAAAAAATGTTCCGGAAATCCCTGCTTTCTGAAACAAGATTCATTGTGGGAAGCGCAGAAAAACTTCCATTCAAGGATTCTTCAATGGACCGGATCGTATCAGCTTTCCTGACGAGAAACCTGGCAAGCCAGGAGAACTATTTCGGGGAAGCTTTCAGGGTGCTCAGGAAGGGCGGGCTCTTCATAAACATGGATATCTACAGGCCGGGGATTCCTGTTTACAGGGAATTGTTCTCACTTTACTTTTACCATATAGTCCCATTCATTGGAGACCGCGTTACCAGCTCAAAATCGTACTCATACCTTGCGAAATCCGTGATCCGCTTCAAGACGGTGGATGAGATATCCTCTCTTCTTGCCCAGGCCGGATTCAGCGTGGAAAAAGTCCTGAAACTCATGCTTGGCACTGTTGTCATACACGTTGGCAGAAAATTATAA
- the trpB1_1 gene encoding Tryptophan synthase beta chain 1: protein MLTTDKMDIIPENWYNIIPDLPEPLPPPRDNNKDSSSIDLLNRIIPHEVLRQEFTVRRYEKIPQEVIEGYEQIGRPTPLIRARNMEAALGYGGKIFLKFEGATVTGSHKINTALPQAYYAKNEGISSVVTETGAGQWGTATALASSLYGMKSRIFMVRTSYDQKPLRKQIMSLYGADVFASPSNETDFGRKILASEPHHLGTLGIAISEAVEYALKNDARYMLGSVMNSVVTHQSVIGLETKKQLEIAGEYPDALIGCVGGGSNFSGFTFPFIPDGGEIEYVASTAEEVPKFTHGTYKYDYIDTAGILPSLRMYTLGADFVPPGIYAGGLRYHGAAPTLSMLINRGIVRAEDVPQAEVINALRFFANHQGIVAAPESGHAIASAIRYAKLHNTEKKTIVVNISGHGLMDMKIFEGEK, encoded by the coding sequence ATGCTCACAACCGATAAGATGGACATAATTCCTGAGAACTGGTACAATATTATTCCCGATCTCCCTGAACCGCTACCCCCTCCAAGGGACAATAACAAAGATTCCTCCTCCATAGATCTCCTGAACAGGATCATTCCGCACGAAGTGCTGAGGCAGGAGTTTACTGTCAGGCGTTACGAGAAGATCCCGCAGGAGGTGATTGAGGGTTATGAACAGATTGGCAGGCCCACGCCGCTGATCCGTGCAAGAAACATGGAAGCTGCGCTCGGATATGGTGGAAAGATCTTCCTCAAATTCGAGGGCGCCACGGTTACCGGGTCCCATAAGATAAACACGGCCCTTCCGCAGGCATATTATGCAAAAAATGAAGGGATTAGCAGCGTAGTGACCGAAACAGGGGCCGGCCAGTGGGGAACGGCAACTGCACTTGCTTCATCACTTTATGGAATGAAATCCAGGATTTTCATGGTCAGGACCAGTTACGATCAGAAGCCATTGCGGAAGCAGATCATGTCCCTTTACGGAGCTGATGTCTTTGCAAGCCCCTCCAATGAGACTGACTTCGGCAGGAAGATCCTGGCTTCCGAGCCGCATCACCTTGGAACGCTGGGAATTGCGATCAGCGAAGCCGTTGAGTATGCCCTGAAGAACGATGCAAGGTACATGCTCGGCAGCGTGATGAATTCGGTAGTGACGCATCAGAGCGTAATTGGCCTGGAAACCAAGAAGCAGCTGGAGATCGCAGGCGAATATCCTGATGCACTCATAGGGTGCGTCGGCGGCGGAAGCAACTTTTCAGGGTTCACTTTCCCATTCATTCCCGATGGCGGTGAAATAGAGTATGTGGCATCGACCGCGGAGGAGGTCCCGAAATTCACGCACGGAACCTACAAGTACGATTATATCGACACCGCGGGCATACTGCCCTCCCTTAGAATGTATACCCTTGGCGCGGATTTTGTTCCACCCGGGATATACGCCGGGGGCTTGAGGTACCATGGGGCAGCCCCGACGCTATCCATGCTCATAAACCGTGGCATAGTCCGGGCAGAGGATGTCCCACAGGCCGAAGTCATCAACGCCCTGAGGTTTTTTGCCAATCACCAGGGAATAGTTGCAGCGCCTGAATCCGGGCATGCGATCGCATCCGCCATCAGGTATGCAAAACTTCACAATACGGAGAAAAAGACCATTGTTGTCAATATTAGCGGGCATGGCCTGATGGACATGAAGATTTTTGAGGGTGAAAAATAG
- the trpA gene encoding Tryptophan synthase alpha chain has protein sequence MAKLILYFTVGYPDRTTFTDFMTSLNPEVVDYVEFGFPSMDPKYDGPTIRRTHSAAEYEGGEDYSGMFRRLSKSGIKTYSLAYVSDIIGDFSNRMAFLRTSGFSGILMPDLLIDYFGRSEELISTAHEAGLEVIPFFNPSTPDRVIMNIAALTHSWIYYGIQPSTGIIMPMDMGDIVDRIRDILPDREINFGFGIRSGDQAGEIIRAGGSGIAIGSALVGMMEKKDISGFSSYVSTMREVINAN, from the coding sequence TTGGCAAAACTGATCCTCTACTTTACTGTGGGATATCCTGACAGAACCACATTTACGGATTTCATGACGTCCCTGAACCCGGAAGTTGTGGACTACGTTGAGTTCGGCTTCCCTTCCATGGACCCGAAATATGACGGGCCGACAATACGCAGAACTCATTCAGCGGCTGAATATGAAGGCGGGGAAGATTATTCCGGGATGTTTCGCCGGCTGTCAAAATCCGGCATAAAGACGTATTCACTTGCTTATGTATCCGACATAATCGGCGATTTCAGCAACAGAATGGCATTCCTCAGAACATCGGGATTTTCAGGCATATTGATGCCTGACCTGCTGATTGATTATTTCGGCAGGAGTGAGGAACTCATTTCCACGGCTCATGAAGCGGGACTGGAGGTTATACCATTCTTCAACCCCTCGACTCCTGACAGGGTTATAATGAATATTGCGGCCCTCACGCATTCCTGGATCTATTATGGCATCCAGCCATCCACCGGCATAATCATGCCCATGGATATGGGAGACATCGTCGACAGGATAAGAGATATTCTACCGGACAGGGAGATAAACTTCGGCTTTGGAATAAGGAGCGGAGACCAGGCAGGGGAAATAATACGTGCCGGAGGAAGCGGAATTGCCATAGGATCCGCACTGGTCGGCATGATGGAAAAGAAGGACATTAGCGGATTTTCATCTTATGTTTCAACCATGAGGGAGGTTATCAATGCAAACTGA
- the trpD gene encoding Anthranilate phosphoribosyltransferase, translating into MQTDYEGNGQASTNAEEDAYSRMIHLVSGSATEEERDEFLRYTADNKLSAQEITGFSRAIRSRSSLSPVPGLMDIVGTGGDGKNTVNVSTASAITASSLGIRVAKHGNRAITSRHGSADFMRFLGYDLEFGKDQALMRLNRSNFIYLLAPHFNTAFSTFSEARKRIGRRTVFNIMGPITNPLDPDFMILGSYNLDTAEIYSQVLAIGSKTGACFSSESGMDEISPAGRTHIYYVRDGRISKSVINGESVTGERTDIAEITEPDPVRCFQKTLDGLYGRNLHVSRFIALNTAPALVVKNLARNLEDAYDMVMQAITSGIVADHARRIVE; encoded by the coding sequence ATGCAAACTGATTATGAGGGAAATGGACAGGCATCAACCAACGCGGAGGAGGATGCATATTCAAGGATGATTCACCTGGTCTCCGGAAGCGCAACTGAAGAGGAGAGAGACGAGTTCCTGCGATACACTGCGGACAATAAACTCTCTGCTCAGGAGATAACCGGGTTTTCCAGGGCCATAAGATCGCGATCATCCCTGTCACCTGTTCCGGGGCTTATGGATATCGTAGGGACGGGAGGAGACGGCAAGAACACGGTTAATGTAAGCACAGCGTCTGCCATTACAGCTTCTTCGCTTGGGATACGGGTTGCAAAGCACGGAAACAGGGCAATAACAAGCAGGCATGGCAGCGCGGATTTCATGAGGTTCCTTGGTTATGACCTGGAATTCGGCAAGGACCAGGCACTTATGCGATTGAATAGGAGCAATTTCATATATCTGCTGGCACCACACTTCAACACTGCTTTCTCGACGTTCTCTGAGGCAAGAAAGAGGATAGGGCGAAGAACGGTTTTCAACATCATGGGCCCAATTACCAACCCACTCGACCCTGACTTCATGATCCTTGGTTCATACAACCTGGATACTGCAGAAATTTATTCACAGGTACTGGCCATCGGGTCGAAGACGGGAGCATGCTTTTCATCCGAGAGTGGCATGGATGAGATTTCCCCGGCTGGCAGAACGCACATATATTACGTGAGGGATGGCAGGATATCAAAATCCGTGATAAACGGAGAATCGGTCACGGGCGAGCGCACAGACATTGCAGAGATAACGGAGCCGGATCCAGTCAGGTGCTTCCAGAAAACGCTAGACGGGCTTTATGGAAGGAACCTGCATGTTTCGCGGTTCATTGCACTGAATACCGCCCCAGCCCTTGTTGTCAAGAACCTGGCACGAAACCTGGAAGATGCTTATGATATGGTTATGCAGGCAATCACGTCGGGAATTGTTGCAGACCATGCCAGGAGAATAGTGGAGTAA
- a CDS encoding N-(5'-phosphoribosyl)anthranilate isomerase produces MPVGRSGVMVKVCGVTREEDALKARDMGADIIGLVFSDRSPRAAEKSLVQRIRDHSIPVAGVYTSMDDIIRTYSGEDYVQMHFPHTFSDIVKIREVTGSRVISVIQYESLEQTKRLIREYRDAGSDIILIENRAGIVKIIGSLNQLVKSHEVGLAGRISISNIREVMESKPSIIDLSSSIESSPGIKDYEKLSGFFSEIRRYA; encoded by the coding sequence ATGCCCGTGGGAAGGTCAGGAGTTATGGTCAAGGTTTGTGGCGTCACACGCGAGGAGGACGCGCTGAAGGCACGGGACATGGGAGCGGACATAATAGGCCTTGTATTCTCTGACAGATCTCCAAGGGCAGCGGAGAAGTCGCTCGTGCAGAGAATAAGGGATCACTCGATACCTGTTGCTGGAGTGTACACATCTATGGATGACATTATCAGGACCTATTCCGGGGAGGACTATGTGCAGATGCACTTCCCGCATACTTTTTCAGATATAGTTAAGATCAGGGAAGTGACCGGTTCCAGGGTGATTTCCGTTATTCAGTATGAAAGCCTGGAGCAGACTAAGAGGCTCATAAGGGAGTACAGGGATGCAGGAAGCGACATAATACTCATAGAGAACAGAGCCGGGATAGTGAAGATTATCGGTTCCCTGAACCAGCTTGTGAAGTCTCATGAGGTGGGGCTGGCCGGAAGGATTTCAATCAGCAACATTCGTGAAGTGATGGAATCCAAGCCGTCGATCATTGACCTGAGCAGCTCCATCGAAAGCTCACCTGGAATAAAAGACTACGAAAAACTATCCGGCTTCTTTTCAGAGATAAGGAGGTATGCATGA
- the trpE gene encoding Anthranilate synthase component 1: protein MKIYRELETLTTSYDNFAYFCRFDRETRRIGREQLFMSGSGPVLINYEPGSDAKKAAGDIESIAAHSGVPQIPVFIGFDFVNFIYPDLGVRESGWPAFACLIPDTTLESEVIRNGNPGNYRKDEPERDIAMEKTIMELRERIRSGEILQVVVSREYPVDIPDKFDLLREFIENDTSLYVFYYRFGKYEIIGSSPENMVSVEGNSLIINPIAGTRPRGVNEAQDQMLAEELSADPKEQMEHRMLVDLARNDLGKISVPGTVRVTMDMRIQKFSTVQHLVSTVTSTKRPGVGFMEIIMAAFPAGTVSGAPKKRAIRIIDQYEESPRGAYSGCIGLIGEGSMDLALLIRSVYGISGKYSVRAGAGIVKDSDPERECKEMFSKAMTVIGGIKNESSGN from the coding sequence ATGAAAATATACAGGGAACTGGAGACCCTCACGACCAGTTACGACAATTTTGCCTATTTCTGCAGGTTCGACCGGGAGACTCGCCGGATTGGCAGAGAACAGTTATTCATGTCTGGATCGGGGCCTGTGCTCATTAACTACGAACCGGGGAGCGACGCAAAAAAAGCAGCTGGAGATATTGAGTCGATAGCCGCGCATTCCGGTGTGCCGCAAATCCCTGTATTCATCGGCTTTGATTTCGTCAATTTCATCTATCCGGACCTGGGTGTCAGGGAATCCGGATGGCCTGCATTTGCCTGCCTAATCCCCGACACTACTCTTGAGTCCGAAGTAATACGAAACGGAAATCCCGGAAATTACCGGAAGGATGAACCTGAAAGGGACATCGCTATGGAAAAAACCATAATGGAACTCAGGGAAAGAATAAGATCAGGAGAGATACTCCAGGTTGTTGTGTCAAGGGAGTATCCGGTGGATATACCGGATAAGTTTGATCTCCTTCGGGAGTTCATTGAGAACGATACTTCCCTGTACGTGTTCTATTACAGGTTCGGAAAGTACGAGATAATAGGAAGCTCCCCGGAAAACATGGTATCCGTTGAGGGAAACAGCCTGATAATAAACCCCATCGCCGGAACGAGACCCCGGGGGGTCAATGAAGCCCAGGATCAGATGCTTGCCGAAGAACTGTCTGCCGATCCTAAGGAGCAGATGGAACACAGGATGCTGGTTGACCTGGCGAGGAACGACCTCGGAAAGATATCTGTACCGGGGACAGTGAGAGTGACCATGGATATGCGCATACAGAAATTTTCCACTGTCCAGCACCTTGTAAGCACAGTCACTTCCACAAAGAGGCCGGGCGTGGGATTCATGGAGATCATAATGGCTGCATTCCCTGCAGGAACGGTAAGTGGTGCCCCAAAGAAAAGAGCGATCAGGATCATTGACCAGTATGAGGAGAGCCCACGCGGCGCCTATTCGGGATGCATAGGGCTGATCGGAGAGGGGAGCATGGATCTGGCCCTCCTGATCCGGTCTGTATACGGTATTTCCGGGAAATACTCTGTCAGGGCCGGTGCAGGAATAGTGAAGGACTCGGACCCGGAAAGGGAATGCAAGGAAATGTTCTCAAAGGCAATGACGGTGATTGGAGGTATAAAAAATGAAAGTTCTGGTAATTGA
- the trpG_1 gene encoding Anthranilate synthase component II: protein MKVLVIDNFDSFVYNIVQSVEAMGHSAMVVDNLSLKDIKEDYTHVIISPGPGNPLNNSDRGGLSAFVQGQGKRKMLGICFGHQFLAYYLGSGISVGRRQYHGELDTIIHGDSPIYEGIPEKFRSMRYHSLTVSPSAGIVVDAVSAADGSVMGFHNREGNIFGVQFHPESYYSEFGDKIIENFLAV from the coding sequence ATGAAAGTTCTGGTAATTGATAATTTTGACTCGTTTGTCTATAACATAGTGCAGTCCGTTGAAGCAATGGGCCATTCGGCCATGGTGGTTGATAACCTTTCCCTGAAAGATATCAAGGAGGACTACACCCATGTGATAATTTCCCCGGGGCCCGGCAATCCGCTGAACAATTCTGACCGGGGCGGCCTTTCAGCTTTTGTTCAGGGCCAGGGTAAGAGAAAGATGCTCGGCATATGCTTTGGGCACCAGTTCCTTGCATATTACCTCGGATCAGGCATTTCCGTTGGCCGCAGACAATATCATGGGGAACTGGACACAATAATTCACGGCGATTCACCCATATACGAAGGCATACCTGAGAAGTTCAGGTCAATGAGGTACCACTCACTCACTGTTTCCCCTTCCGCCGGAATTGTTGTGGACGCTGTCTCTGCAGCTGATGGAAGCGTTATGGGTTTCCACAACCGTGAAGGAAACATTTTTGGTGTACAGTTTCACCCTGAAAGCTATTATTCCGAATTCGGTGACAAAATTATAGAGAATTTCCTGGCGGTATAG
- the trpC gene encoding Indole-3-glycerol phosphate synthase, translated as MNSTVEEIYRRNAGRPKFTGQGRIDKPASFSGALERANMSGKLGIIAEFKRFSPSGFSNRSSLVMLEYQRRVLDAGADALSVLTEPDFFGGNYENISASRQHGVPLLAKDFFSDSAMIHSAYNCGADAVLLIADFLSGETLMKLCDSAHGLGMEVIVEFHDIGIGKDVAKVNPDMIGYNRRNLRTLTMEGREQDALRAIENFDGIKILESGINMNNFDKVIMPGYDAVLIGEALLGNQDLISRLHDIRVS; from the coding sequence ATGAACAGTACTGTGGAAGAGATATACAGAAGGAATGCCGGCAGGCCAAAATTCACCGGACAGGGTCGTATTGACAAGCCTGCCAGCTTCTCAGGCGCACTTGAAAGGGCAAACATGAGCGGAAAGCTGGGGATAATTGCCGAGTTCAAGCGTTTTTCCCCATCCGGGTTTTCAAACAGATCCAGTCTCGTTATGCTTGAATACCAGAGAAGAGTGCTTGATGCCGGGGCCGATGCACTCAGCGTACTGACTGAGCCGGATTTCTTTGGCGGGAATTATGAAAATATTTCAGCATCGCGGCAGCACGGGGTCCCATTACTTGCCAAGGACTTCTTCTCTGACAGCGCGATGATTCACAGTGCCTACAATTGCGGCGCAGACGCGGTACTGCTCATAGCAGATTTCCTGAGCGGGGAAACACTGATGAAGCTGTGCGACAGTGCACATGGGCTGGGGATGGAGGTAATCGTTGAGTTCCACGACATCGGCATCGGCAAGGACGTGGCAAAGGTTAACCCGGACATGATCGGATACAACCGGAGGAATCTCCGGACCCTTACAATGGAAGGGCGTGAACAGGACGCATTAAGGGCAATTGAAAACTTTGATGGAATAAAAATATTGGAGAGTGGAATAAATATGAACAATTTTGATAAAGTTATAATGCCAGGATACGATGCAGTATTAATCGGAGAGGCATTATTAGGCAATCAGGACTTGATAAGCAGGCTACACGATATCAGGGTGTCATAA
- a CDS encoding 3-deoxy-7-phosphoheptulonate synthase, with the protein MRGFQLTEEINLEDNSFLMIAGPCAVEDREQIIDTARFLRKLGVRVLRGGAFKPRTSPDSFQGLGVEGLKLLAEARDATGMAIVTEVMDTSVVEEVSKYSDILQIGSRNSQNFALLKKVGKLKKPVLLKRGFGNTVEELISSARYITSAGNSRVLLVERGIRTFETSTRFTLDIGAVPVLHSRVDFPVLVDPSHPAGIARYVEPLALAGIGAGADGLMIEVHPDPEKAKSDAAQQLNFSQFGSLYERAGRLVAAMDRTMV; encoded by the coding sequence ATGCGAGGATTCCAACTAACGGAAGAAATTAACCTGGAAGATAACAGTTTTTTAATGATTGCGGGGCCATGCGCTGTAGAGGACAGGGAACAGATCATAGACACTGCCAGGTTCCTCAGGAAGCTGGGAGTAAGAGTGCTGAGGGGAGGAGCCTTCAAGCCCAGAACTTCCCCGGATTCGTTCCAGGGATTGGGGGTGGAAGGCCTCAAGCTTCTTGCCGAGGCACGGGACGCCACGGGCATGGCAATAGTGACTGAGGTAATGGATACATCAGTGGTCGAGGAAGTCTCAAAATATTCTGACATACTGCAGATCGGGTCCAGGAATTCACAGAATTTTGCGCTGCTGAAAAAGGTTGGAAAACTGAAGAAACCCGTCCTGCTCAAGAGAGGGTTCGGGAATACAGTTGAAGAGCTTATAAGCTCCGCCAGGTACATTACAAGCGCCGGAAACTCCAGGGTTCTGCTCGTTGAGAGGGGGATCAGGACCTTTGAGACCTCAACGAGGTTCACGCTTGACATAGGAGCGGTCCCGGTGCTGCATTCCCGGGTGGATTTCCCGGTACTTGTTGATCCAAGCCATCCCGCCGGAATAGCCAGGTATGTTGAACCGCTTGCGCTGGCAGGGATAGGAGCAGGAGCCGATGGCCTGATGATTGAGGTCCACCCTGATCCGGAGAAGGCAAAAAGCGATGCGGCACAGCAATTGAATTTCAGCCAGTTTGGATCGCTTTATGAGAGGGCTGGCAGGCTTGTTGCAGCCATGGATAGGACAATGGTCTGA
- a CDS encoding Pyruvate kinase yields MPQTKIIATVGPASDRKEIISGMMDRGLSCVRINTAHVESGYIAKICSLIFSLNREKGKHVAVMVDLKGPELRTSSFPGGKKSIQAGKIFRLVPEPESDNDIGINYPGILSSLEPGDAVRMSDGRVSFSVTGKGKDSVEITASDDAEIRDRSRINIPGRVIDLGTLTDRDRQFLKEGIDSQVDYFALSFVQSKDNVQSLQNAIMELGGTQGIISKIETKSGYSNIEEISAVSDVIMVARGDLGVELPLTEVGLAQKNIIYHSHRRGKPTIVATQMLESMVLSDSPTRAEVSDATNAILDNTDALMLSEETAMGKFPVEAVKYLSEISEYVESQRKEFPEPEEFIGNRVAYSIAVASKVISRDSSAEGIIAFTRTGNTARMISAVRPSVPVYGVVSSEEIARKLSLYRGITPVYMPAGDEKITDVNTMTRNFQKAMGIRRGLRYVVTSGAPYFLFGGTNDVRVLTMGNYLGVGHTNGISAEGKLAVDKGKAGEILLVAGSDQIPDSPEAYRGIICCSGVSSSMREKLRNSGTALLANTELFSKLSGGEDIFMDGYTGLIVS; encoded by the coding sequence ATGCCCCAGACCAAAATTATTGCAACAGTAGGACCGGCAAGTGATCGTAAGGAAATAATATCCGGCATGATGGACAGGGGGCTCTCATGTGTCAGAATAAACACCGCCCATGTTGAAAGCGGGTACATTGCAAAGATCTGCAGCCTCATTTTCTCCCTTAACAGGGAGAAGGGGAAACACGTGGCCGTAATGGTGGATCTCAAGGGTCCTGAACTCAGGACATCGTCTTTCCCCGGTGGAAAAAAGAGTATACAGGCTGGAAAGATTTTCAGGCTTGTTCCGGAACCGGAATCTGACAATGATATAGGGATAAACTACCCCGGCATACTTTCTTCCCTGGAGCCGGGAGACGCAGTAAGGATGAGCGATGGACGTGTCAGCTTCAGCGTCACTGGAAAGGGAAAGGACTCGGTTGAAATCACTGCTTCCGACGACGCGGAAATCAGGGACAGAAGCAGGATCAACATCCCCGGGCGGGTCATAGACCTGGGCACCCTGACAGACAGGGACCGGCAGTTCCTCAAGGAAGGCATAGACAGCCAGGTAGACTATTTTGCACTCTCATTCGTCCAGTCAAAGGATAATGTGCAGAGCCTCCAGAATGCAATAATGGAACTGGGAGGGACACAGGGGATCATATCCAAGATAGAGACGAAGAGCGGATATTCAAACATCGAGGAGATTTCTGCGGTTTCTGACGTCATTATGGTAGCCAGGGGAGATCTCGGGGTCGAGTTGCCGCTAACTGAAGTGGGGCTTGCACAGAAAAATATCATATATCACTCACACAGGAGGGGAAAACCTACCATCGTGGCAACGCAGATGCTTGAGAGCATGGTACTGTCAGATTCACCCACCAGGGCAGAGGTGTCGGATGCAACAAATGCGATCCTGGACAACACAGACGCCCTGATGCTTTCCGAAGAAACCGCAATGGGAAAGTTCCCGGTTGAGGCGGTGAAGTACCTGAGCGAGATTTCAGAATACGTGGAGAGCCAGAGGAAGGAATTCCCGGAACCCGAAGAATTCATAGGAAACAGGGTAGCTTACTCCATTGCGGTTGCATCGAAGGTTATCTCCAGGGACTCAAGCGCGGAGGGGATAATCGCCTTCACCCGTACGGGAAACACGGCAAGGATGATCTCTGCAGTCAGGCCATCAGTGCCTGTATACGGCGTTGTGAGTTCGGAGGAAATAGCTAGGAAACTGAGTCTTTACAGGGGGATAACCCCGGTTTACATGCCTGCCGGGGATGAAAAAATAACTGACGTAAACACAATGACGAGGAACTTCCAGAAGGCAATGGGCATCAGAAGGGGGCTGCGATATGTCGTTACATCAGGTGCCCCGTATTTCCTCTTCGGCGGAACAAATGATGTCAGGGTCCTGACCATGGGCAATTACCTTGGGGTGGGACATACGAATGGAATTTCCGCAGAAGGGAAGCTTGCAGTAGATAAGGGCAAAGCAGGAGAAATTCTTCTCGTTGCCGGTTCAGACCAGATCCCGGACTCCCCGGAAGCCTACAGGGGAATAATATGCTGCAGCGGAGTCAGCAGCAGCATGCGGGAAAAGCTCAGGAATTCAGGCACCGCACTGCTTGCGAACACCGAGCTGTTTTCAAAATTAAGTGGCGGGGAGGATATATTCATGGATGGATATACCGGCCTGATCGTTTCATAG